In Ectothiorhodospiraceae bacterium 2226, a single window of DNA contains:
- the soxC gene encoding sulfite dehydrogenase: MKKPVPTPASSSEPILSSPTRRAFLNRGALLAGGLAGGALLPFAHGRAADAVEPPPDADLPPKVPRWMQAQGRPVGSMPYGEPSAHEEHVIRRLTRSTATTQSSWSFTPLQNLHGIITPNGLVFERHHAGIPDIDPERHRLLLHGLVKRPLMFTMNDLMRFPAVSRIYFLECSGNTLTEWEQPEKETVQFTHGLLSCCEWTGVMLSTLLQEVGVEPDGRWFLAEGADAAGLTRSVPMEKAWKDAMLVYAQNGEMLRPEQGYPLRLFLPGYEGNMSVKWLRRIKIGDQPFHSRQETSKYTDLMPDGRAREFSFEMEAKSVITSPSGGQRLHARGFHEISGLAWSGYGRVGRVDVSTDGGRHWRVAELQEPVLAHALTRFRLPWEWDGSPAVLQSRVVDEAGYVQPTHEQLVAARGVHSVYHYNAIQSWGINADGEVRNVRA; encoded by the coding sequence TGCCTCCTCCAGCGAACCTATACTCTCCTCGCCGACCCGCCGCGCGTTCCTGAACCGTGGCGCCTTGTTGGCCGGCGGCCTCGCCGGCGGAGCACTATTGCCGTTCGCACATGGGCGCGCCGCCGACGCCGTGGAGCCGCCGCCGGACGCGGACCTGCCGCCCAAGGTGCCGCGCTGGATGCAGGCGCAGGGCCGGCCGGTGGGCAGCATGCCCTACGGCGAGCCTTCTGCGCATGAAGAGCACGTCATACGCCGCCTCACCCGCTCCACAGCCACCACCCAGTCCTCGTGGAGCTTCACCCCGCTTCAGAACCTACACGGCATCATCACGCCCAACGGCTTGGTGTTCGAGCGCCATCATGCGGGCATCCCCGACATCGACCCGGAGCGCCACCGCTTGCTGCTGCACGGCTTGGTCAAGCGGCCGCTGATGTTCACCATGAATGACTTGATGCGGTTTCCCGCCGTGTCACGCATCTACTTTCTGGAGTGTTCAGGCAACACCTTGACCGAATGGGAGCAGCCGGAGAAGGAGACCGTGCAGTTCACGCACGGATTGTTGAGCTGTTGCGAGTGGACCGGGGTGATGCTGTCGACGCTGCTCCAGGAGGTGGGCGTGGAACCGGACGGCCGCTGGTTCCTTGCCGAAGGCGCCGATGCGGCCGGATTGACGCGCAGCGTCCCGATGGAGAAGGCGTGGAAGGACGCCATGCTCGTGTACGCGCAGAACGGCGAGATGCTGCGCCCCGAACAAGGATACCCTTTACGCCTGTTCCTGCCGGGCTACGAGGGCAACATGAGCGTGAAGTGGCTGCGGCGTATCAAGATCGGCGACCAGCCGTTCCATAGCCGCCAGGAGACCTCCAAGTACACCGACCTCATGCCCGACGGGCGGGCGCGAGAGTTCAGCTTCGAGATGGAGGCAAAATCGGTCATCACCTCCCCCTCGGGCGGCCAGCGCCTGCACGCGCGAGGCTTTCACGAAATCAGCGGTCTGGCATGGAGCGGCTACGGCCGTGTCGGTCGCGTGGACGTCTCCACGGACGGGGGTCGACATTGGCGTGTGGCGGAGTTGCAGGAGCCGGTACTCGCTCACGCGCTCACCCGCTTCCGTCTCCCTTGGGAGTGGGACGGATCGCCGGCCGTGCTGCAGAGCCGGGTAGTCGACGAAGCTGGCTATGTACAACCCACCCATGAGCAGCTGGTCGCCGCGCGCGGTGTCCATTCCGTCTACCACTACAACGCCATCCAGAGCTGGGGCATCAACGCCGACGGGGAGGTGCGCAATGTTCGGGCGTAA
- a CDS encoding cytochrome c has translation MFGRNTTITAALLLAGLGATAYAQQEGFGFGTEPSAEEIAGWDIDVRGSDGAGLPEGEGDVKRGRDVFMEQCAACHGARGEGEPMEPLQGGVNSLDGDDPQKTIGSYWPYAPILFDYTRRAMPMHAPQSLSNDDVYAVTAFMLFLNELVPEDAVMNAETLPQVEMPNRDGFVDDPRPDVANVPCIGNCP, from the coding sequence ATGTTCGGGCGTAACACGACGATCACCGCGGCCTTGCTGCTCGCCGGCCTGGGCGCCACCGCCTACGCGCAGCAGGAGGGCTTCGGCTTCGGCACGGAACCGAGTGCAGAGGAGATCGCCGGCTGGGACATCGATGTGCGGGGCTCCGACGGTGCCGGCCTGCCGGAGGGCGAAGGCGACGTCAAGCGCGGGCGCGATGTATTCATGGAGCAGTGCGCGGCGTGCCATGGTGCGCGCGGCGAAGGCGAGCCGATGGAACCGCTGCAGGGCGGGGTGAACTCGTTGGACGGCGACGATCCCCAAAAGACCATTGGCAGCTACTGGCCGTACGCGCCGATCCTGTTCGACTACACGCGGCGCGCCATGCCCATGCACGCGCCCCAATCGCTCAGCAACGACGACGTGTATGCGGTGACGGCGTTCATGCTGTTTCTCAACGAATTGGTACCGGAGGATGCGGTGATGAACGCCGAGACGCTGCCACAGGTGGAGATGCCGAACCGGGACGGCTTTGTCGACGATCCGCGCCCGGACGTCGCCAACGTTCCTTGCATCGGGAACTGCCCCTGA